The Oncorhynchus kisutch isolate 150728-3 linkage group LG20, Okis_V2, whole genome shotgun sequence genome has a segment encoding these proteins:
- the LOC109865640 gene encoding zinc finger protein OZF-like translates to MKDEEGEITVTLEEDEEEKTGDLINTSKYRERPDSPSDRRKSPSGETDPETPKAVRRHHCSLCGRSFTKLGNLKEHERKHTGEKPFQCSQCGKRFPRTHELILHERTHTGEKPHNCSQCGKSFAQLGNLKKHKRVHSGEKPYPCSHCGKYFRLSEHLKSHERTHTGEKTHNCVQCGKSFSHLGNLKKHKRIHTGEKPYPCSHCGKNFRLLQNLKSHERTHTGEKPHNCVQCGKSFSHLGNLNKHKKIHSGEKPYPCSHCGKNFALSESLKSHERTHTGEKPHNCSQCGKSFSHSATLNQHKRIHSRDKPYHCSQCGKNFALSDNLKEHERTHTGEKPYQCSQCGKRFSRSPDLKKHERTHTGENPYHCSQCGKNFTDLDSMNIHKLIHSKEKPYHCSHCGKSFTKLGNLKRHVDKHTQGRITSQFGKSFS, encoded by the coding sequence gagagagaccagactctcccTCTGACAGAcggaagagtccttcaggggaaACAGACCCAGAGACTCCCAAAGCAGTGAGACGACATCACTGCTCCCTGTGTGGAAGGAGTTTTACCAAGTTAGGGAACCTAAAAGAGcatgagagaaaacacacaggagaaaagcctttccaatgctcccagtgtggaaagagatttCCGCGAACTCATGAACTAATATTACATgaaaggacacacacaggggaaaaacCACACaattgctcccagtgtggaaagagttttgcgCAGTTAGGGAACCTAAAAAAACACAAGAGAGTACACTCTGGAGAAAAGCCTTACCCCTGTTCCCATTGTGGAAAATATTTTAGGTTGTCAGAACACTTAAAAtcacatgagaggacacacacaggggaaaaaacacacaattgcgtccagtgtggaaagagtttttccCATCTAGGGAACCTAAAAAAACATAaaagaatacacactggagagaagccttacccctgttcccattgtggaaagaATTTTAGGTTATTACAAAACTTAAAAtcacatgagaggacacacacaggggaaaaacCACACAATTGCgtccagtgtggaaagagtttttccCATTTAGGGAACCTGAACAAACATAAGAAAATACactctggagagaaaccttaccccTGTTCTCATTGCGGAAAGAATTTTGcattgtcagaaagcttaaaatcacatgagaggacacacacaggggaaaaacCACACaattgctcccagtgtggaaagagtttttccCATTCAGCGACCCTGAATCAACATAAGAGAATACACTCTCGAGAtaagccttaccactgttcccaatgtggaaagaATTTTGCATTGTCAGATAACCTGAAagagcatgagaggacacacacaggagagaagccttaccaatgctcccagtgtggaaagagatttTCAAGATCACCGGACCTAAAGAAGCAtgaaaggacacacacaggagaaaatccttaccactgctcccagtgtggaaagaattTTACTGACTTAGATAGCATGAACATACATAAGCTAATACACTCTAAAGAGAAACCGTACCATtgttcccattgtggaaagagttttactaaGCTAGGGAACCTGAAAAGGCatgtggacaaacacacacaggggaggATAACCTCACAGTTTGGAAAGAGTTTTAGTTAG